One part of the Aspergillus luchuensis IFO 4308 DNA, chromosome 5, nearly complete sequence genome encodes these proteins:
- the cog6 gene encoding Golgi transport complex subunit COG6 (BUSCO:EOG09260KCB;~COG:U;~EggNog:ENOG410Q13F;~InterPro:IPR010490;~PFAM:PF06419;~go_component: GO:0017119 - Golgi transport complex [Evidence IEA];~go_process: GO:0006891 - intra-Golgi vesicle-mediated transport [Evidence IEA]): MASYFPPNGVISSHGSTRASSPASSPLSPPVHQRSNALSNRLTSVLSASYADSDIRDALETLSLRGIHNTAEVRRQLRLDVQKEVVDSNAEIVRDFGLVAEQLKRIGTVITNLNQTCDEMRKHIVSARQETAPVLEEASALMKQKKEAETKQELLEAFTQHFIVPDEDLLILTHAEEPIDDHFFEVLARVKQVYRDCEALLGGENERLGLELMEKSSRNLNSAYQKLYRWIQKEFRSLNLEDPRISSSIRRVLRVLAERPSLFHSCLDFFAEARDYVLSDAFHYALTDAVSGTTGDTNVKPIEFSTHDPLRYIGDMLAWVHSTTVSEREALEALFVADGEELAKGIQAGLSSEPWSRIDEDKEVSFDGQKALSDLVNRDLIGVSRALRQRVELVIQGHDDPVTCYKVVNLLSFYQTTFRKLLGPQSNLAELLETLEKFTFNHFETLMHDEVNNISTDPSALTPPADLSAPQFLQDALEVLTSLMKTHEASYGADPIPTPGPKPTSPAPQDTSTSTSTENKFTPVLHSALEPFLDLAKSSAADLPSHTTQTIYLTNIHLTVRTTISPYPFASTTHLSPIQTALSTLRTDLLEIQHRYLLTSSGLQTLLTALEPFSPQQPPSDQQKSLKPNISDILTLPAFQPQALVNISQQLDDFLPSALMDATENLKRVASATFVKSVTEDAVEAFCRDFEFVEGMVIAADNEARGGVVDGDEGEEEEEREEEKGGLRKLFPRTTGEIRVLLS, translated from the exons ATGGCGAGCTATTTCCCTCCCAATGGAGTAATCTCCAGCCATGGCTCTACTCGAGCATCATCGCCAGCTTCCTCCCCGCTTTCACCCCCCGTACATCAGCGATCCAATGCCTTGTCCAACCGACTGACAAGTGTACTTTCGGCCTCCTATGCGGACTCGGACATTCGCGATGCGCTGGAGACACTCAGCCTCAGGGGGATACACAATACGGCAGAAGTTCGGAGACAACTACGCTTGGACGTTCAGAAGGAGGTCGTCGACAGCAATGCCGAGATTGTGCGGGATTTCGGTCTGGTTGCGGAG CAATTGAAACGGATAGGAACTGTGATTACCAACCTGAATCAGACTTGCGATGAGATGCGCAAACATATTGTCTCTGCCAGACAGGAAACAGCACCAGTGCTCGAGGAAGCGTCGGCCTTGATgaaacagaagaaagaggcaGAGACCAAAcaggagctgctggaagctTTCACCCAACATTTCATCGTCCCGGATGAGGATCTGCTGATCCTGACACATGCCGAGGAGCCTATTGATGACCATTTCTTCGAAGTCCTCGCCAGAGTCAAGCAAGTCTACCGGGACTGCGAAGCACTCCTCGGGGGTGAGAACGAGCGACTGGGTCTGGAACTCATGGAGAAGAGCTCTAGAAACCTCAATTCCGCCTACCAGAAACTCTACAGGTGGATACAGAAGGAGTTCAGATCCCTCAACCTTGAAGATCCTCGCATCAGCAGCTCTATCAGACGTGTTCTGCGAGTGCTGGCGGAGCGGCCAAGCTTATTCCACAGCTGCCTGGATTTCTTCGCAGAGGCGCGAGACTACGTGCTCTCTGATGCCTTCCACTATGCCCTTACCGATGCCGTCTCTGGCACGACGGGTGACACCAACGTGAAGCCAATCGAGTTCTCCACCCACGACCCCTTGCGGTACATCGGAGACATGCTGGCCTGGGTGCATTCCACCACCGTCTCCGAACGAGAGGCACTCGAGgccctcttcgtcgccgacGGCGAAGAGCTCGCCAAAGGCATCCAAGCTGGGCTAAGCAGCGAACCCTGGTCCCGTATCGACGAGGACAAAGAAGTATCTTTCGACGGCCAAAAGGCTCTCAGCGACCTAGTCAACCGAGACCTTATTGGCGTCTCCCGGGCCCTGCGCCAGCGCGTCGAGCTAGTCATCCAAGGCCACGACGACCCCGTCACCTGCTACAAGGTAGTCAATCTACTATCCTTCTACCAAACGACCTTCAGAAAACTCCTCGGCCCGCAATCCAACCTGGCCGAGCTCCTTGAAACCCTCGAAAAGTTCACCTTCAACCACTTCGAAACCCTTATGCACGACGAAGTCAACAACATCTCAACAGACCCCTCGGCGCTCACACCCCCGGCGGACCTCTCCGCACCCCAATTCCTCCAAGACGCCCTAGAAGTCCTCACCTCCCTAATGAAAACCCACGAGGCCTCCTATGGCGCCgaccccatccccacccccgGCCCCAAGCCCACCTCACCAGCACCCCAggacaccagcaccagcaccagcaccgaaAACAAATTCACCCCTGTCCTCCACTCCGCCCTGGAACCCTTCCTCGACCTCGCCAAATCCTCCGCTGCCGATCTCCCCTCCCACACCACCCAAACCATCTACCTAACCAACATCCACCTCACCGTCCGCACAACCATATCCCCCTACCCCTTcgccagcaccacccacCTCTCCCCAATCCAAACTGCCCTCTCAACCCTCCGCACAGACCTCCTCGAAATCCAACACCGCtacctcctcacctcctcaGGTCTCCAGACCCTCCTCACAGCCCTGGAGCCCTTCtcccctcaacaaccaccctcaGACCAACAGAAGTCATTGAAACCAAACATCTCAGatatcctcaccctcccagcCTTCCAGCCGCAGGCGCTTGTGAATATCAGTCAGCAATTGGATGACTTCCTTCCGTCTGCGTTGATGGATGCCACGGAGAACTTGAAGCGCGTGGCGAGCGCGACGTTCGTGAAGAGCGTTACGGAGGATGCGGTCGAGGCGTTCTGTAGGGACTTTGAGTTTGttgaggggatggtgattgCGGCGGATAATGAGGCGCGTGGAGGTGTGGtagatggggatgagggtgaggaggaggaggagagagaggaggagaaggggggattgaggaagttgttccCTAGGACGACTGGGGAGATTagggtgttgttgagttGA
- a CDS encoding uncharacterized protein (COG:S;~EggNog:ENOG410PQ2N;~InterPro:IPR026243;~go_component: GO:0070652 - HAUS complex [Evidence IEA];~go_process: GO:0051225 - spindle assembly [Evidence IEA]), whose product MDSPLLSPAKARQAAIQAKDWAYVNAWLSRQYAPNPVPSFERNEDTLRTLLALAAANDTADEEATVLHQAREQAVESFKAREKNEEKQKVEILDEVEHNLDDNGRRNLDDLAETTAVLGALGTSTRDLGQSIIELTVEEFDAQQQMSRVQALHEYLGRELATLREQLLDLKTNEVYETPANLPALTAEWTRETKLLSAKAGEYHDRIASLQRNRIKGPTLEEVIAEEQSVIRMLESTETLVERVKKLHDLPSDIPGARAQYKELEQELDLLTQQRNTMSDKLADK is encoded by the coding sequence ATGGATagccccctcctctcccccgcAAAGGCGCGCCAAGCGGCCATTCAGGCCAAAGATTGGGCCTATGTCAATGCATGGCTCAGTCGTCAGTACGCACCGAATCCAGTTCCCAGCTTCGAGCGAAATGAAGATACACTGCGCACCCTCCTAGCACTGGCCGCTGCCAATGATACTGCGGATGAGGAAGCCACCGTTCTCCACCAGGCTCGCGAGCAGGCGGTTGAAAGCTTCAAAGCCCGAGAAAAGAATGAGGAAAAGCAGAAGGTAGAAAtactggatgaggtggagcaTAATCTTGACGACAATGGCAGACGAAACCTGGACGACCTGGCAGAGACAACGGCAGTACTAGGGGCTTTGGGCACAAGTACGAGAGACCTGGGCCAATCGATCATTGAACTTACGGTGGAGGAATTCGatgcgcagcagcagatgagTAGAGTACAGGCACTACACGAATACTTGGGCAGAGAGCTGGCTACGCTGCGAGAACAACTTTTAGACCTCAAGACCAACGAGGTGTATGAAACACCAGCCAACCTCCCAGCGCTGACGGCGGAATGGACAAGAGAAACTAAATTGCTCAGCGCCAAAGCTGGCGAATACCACGATCGAATTGCCTCGCTACAGAGAAATAGGATCAAGGGACCCACGCTTGAAGAAGTGATTGCGGAAGAGCAGAGCGTGATCAGGATGCTGGAGAGCACTGAAACACTAGTGGAGAGGGTAAAGAAGCTCCATGATCTGCCAAGCGACATCCCTGGTGCTCGGGCGCAATACAAGGAGCTAGAACAGGAGCTTGACCTACTCACCCAGCAACGGAACACTATGTCTGACAAGCTTGCCGACAAGTAA
- a CDS encoding heat shock 9/12 family protein (COG:O;~EggNog:ENOG410PRTR;~InterPro:IPR007250,IPR038399;~PFAM:PF04119) produces MSDAGRKDFSTKAKEEFTPDSAKSTQDKIKETVTDTGDRVARGFQSDNSKSGTQEAFDKTQRSHDNTSHGGASGSIGDKIKDTLGLGNN; encoded by the exons ATGTCTGACGCCGGTCGCAAGGATTTCTCCACTA AGGCTAAGGAGGAGTTTACTCCTGACTCCGCCAAGTCCACCCaggacaagatcaaggagacCGTTACCGACACCGGTGATCGCGTCGCTCGCGGCTTCCAGTCCGACAACAGCAAGTCTGGCACGCAGGAGGCTTTCGACAAGACCCAGCGCTCCCACGATAACACTTCCCACGGCGGTGCTTCCGGCTCCAT TGGCgacaagatcaaggacaCCCTTGGTCTGGGTAACAACTAA
- a CDS encoding NYN domain-containing protein (COG:S;~EggNog:ENOG410PNSA) gives MPSSFESASNWDFTPVINLLRTPTYGTGSSSVPYRHPESASIVRPTWETNNNDGSASSADVREVRPGEGVPPKLGDFGSLWELLGSTSISASRPPVEPCELQRNTPTPTPQSPKRIEILKRPLDDPVDSAGLDEEPSRTPSKPIPVSRSRNLQAKATAGKRAPNKSDVALSKHVDEASTSESAVEAESDGNLSVFDPPLLKSGSTPSLVPPQVGTAGAMSDPYETPPSSYDESMEASPPKIVKNPPNTGTLRVQPIAYRSTADRRIGLLTKLLKNFPDYADAVTQVGRPLNSKKTDVTRRPIHVFVDMSNIMVGFHDTVKLSRKIPVKTRIRRLPLSFQNFSLILERGRPTAKRVLVGSDRFAAITEGEQLGYEANILDRVHKVKHMTPRQMRFRKNPRAGAHDPGSGSETNEASEERWVEQGVDEILHLKILESLLDTDEPATIVLATGDAAEAEFSGGFMKMVERALSRGWAVELVSFSQVTSYAYRRKEFRAKWGNRFRMIALDEYIEELLDM, from the exons ATGCCATCATCGTTTGAATCAGCTTCAAATTGGGATTTCACTCCGGTGATCAATCTCCTCCGCACCCCGACCTACGGCACTGGTAGCTCATCGGTTCCTTATCGCCACCCAGAGTCCGCCTCAATTGTTCGGCCTACGTGGGAGACAAACAACAACGATGGCTCCGCTTCCTCTGCTGATGTGCGTGAGGTGAGGCCTGGTGAGGGGGTCCCTCCGAAGCTAGGAGACTTTGGTTCTCTTTGGGAGCTTTTAGGCAGTACTAGCATCTCGGCCTCCCGCCCACCAGTTGAACCTTGTGAACTTCAGCGAAACACGCCTACCCCTACGCCACAATCGCCTAAGCGAATCGAAATCCTCAAACGACCTTTGGATGACCCTGTCGACTCTGCAGGCTTGGATGAGGAGCCTTCCCGTACTCCGTCAAAGCCTATACCTGTCTCCAGGTCCCGCAACTTGCAGGCCAAGGCCACCGCCGGGAAGCGAGCTCCCAATAAATCAGATGTTGCACTAAGCAAGCATGTAGATGAGGCTAGCACCTCTGAGAGCGCTGTGGAAGCCGAGTCTGATGGCAACCTTAGCGTCTTTGATCCTCCTTTGCTCAAGAGTGGAAGCACTCCGTCGCTGGTCCCTCCGCAGGTCGGCACGGCGGGTGCCATGTCTGATCCATATGAGACGCCGCCTTCCTCCTATGATGAGTCGATGGAGGCATCTCCGCCGAAGATTGTGAAGAACCCTCCCAACACTGGCACGCTACGCGTACAGCCTATTGCATATAGGTCTACGGCTGATCGGAGGATCGGTCTCTTGACTAAGCTTTTGAAGAACTTCCCCGACTATGCAGATGCCGTAACCCAAGTCGGACGGCCTTTGAACTCTAAGAAGACGGATGTCACCCGCCGTCCCATCCATGTCTTTGTTGACATGTCCAAT ATCATGGTTGGATTTCACGATACGGTCAAGCTATCGCGCAAAATCCCGGTGAAGACGCGGATTCGTCGATTGCCTTTGTCATTTCAAAACTTCTCTCTAATCCTCGAGCGTGGCCGGCCCACCGCCAAACGAGTCCTGGTGGGCTCGGATCGATTTGCAGCCATCACCGAAGGCGAACAACTTGGTTACGAAGCCAACATTCTCGACCGGGTCCACAAAGTCAAGCATATGACTCCTCGTCAAATGCGGTTCCGTAAGAATCCTCGAGCTGGCGCTCACGACCCTGGTAGCGGTTCAGAAACGAACGAAGCATCAGAGGAGCGCTGGGTTGAGCAGGGTGTGGACGAAATTCTGCATCTGAAGATTCTCGAAAGTTTGCTAGACACGGACGAACCGGCAACCATCGTTTTAGCCACGGGAGACGCGGCGGAAGCCGAATTCTCGGGCGGATTTATGAAGATGGTAGAGCGGGCGCTGAGTCGGGGCTGGGCCGTAGAGCTGGTCAGCTTCAGCCAAGTGACGAGCTATGCTTATCGCCGGAAGGAATTCCGGGCGAAATGGGGGAACCGATTTCGGATGATTGCGCTGGATGAGTATATTgaggagctgctggataTGTAG
- the mog1 gene encoding Ran GTPase-binding protein MOG1 (BUSCO:EOG09264IKZ;~COG:S;~EggNog:ENOG410PKHC;~InterPro:IPR016123,IPR007681;~PFAM:PF04603) yields MTSPPPTYTPQPLYGGAIKGLIPKGWLDASNLRQIPDHQELYLSPTTLSTLIYEINEYVPDSTSQETLSKHSELFASATGGLTTTTQNQDGRRETLDKAAILYHILDIQENDTVGKETIRFRTPITSVGCREGTGAGRVYTGRVELGKEGSKDAVRCTFLVVRLEEQGSDLVVWGNVPVKEFEGRGDEEGLRGEEGVVGGVVEGLLGGDGLVVVEWDLFG; encoded by the exons atgacctcaccaccaccaacatacACCCCGCAACCCCTCTACGGCGGCGCCATTAAAGGCCTCATCCCCAAGGGCTGGCTAGATGCtag taaCCTCCGCCAAATCCCCGACCACCAAGAACTCTACCTCTCCCCGACAACCCTCTCAACCCTAATCTACGAAATCAACGAATACGTGCCCGACAGCACAAGCCAAGAAACATTATCCAAGCACAGCGAATTATTCGCGTCCGCCACCGGTGgcctcaccaccactactcAAAAccaagatggaagaagagaaacccTCGACAAAGCCGCCATTCTCTATCACATCCTGGACATCCAGGAGAATGACACCGTCGGTAAAGAGACTATTCGGTTCCGCACGCCCATTACGAGTGTGGGATGTCGGGAGGGGACtggggcggggagggtgtatacggggagggtggagttggggaaggaggggagtaAGGATGCGGTGAGATGTACGTTTTTGGTGGTTAGGTTGGAGGAGCAGGGGAGTGAtttggtggtttgggggAATGTACCTGTTAAGGAGtttgaggggaggggggatgaggaggggttgaggggggaggaaggggttgttgggggggtggtggaggggttgcttggtggtgatgggttggtggttgtggagtGGGATTTGTTTGGATGA
- a CDS encoding SprT family zinc-dependent metalloprotease (COG:S;~EggNog:ENOG410PINN;~InterPro:IPR006640,IPR035240;~PFAM:PF17283,PF10263): MARLNPSSPTKPAKLQERRTPPRQRTLNRTATIKRETRDNKYPTNGKAKTVEQWAATETWTKSRYSATTPAIEESSQRKNSNRRQRSGTVSSGVFDIFSDNGDEQSETEESSLSSTRSLMSNEGRTADPLKLSQVNSLLLPLSQQSRNNRPPRKSVGYNYDKENDPIDDEAEEADESSGLSRNSSTASNRAPTRITNREVQPRGRSRTRYMGYRREETESEGEESEDDNGFDSLDDFIVSDNEDISYHEASDDESLEEEPEEKQPTPSPPRTRKRLLRGRRPRPEIEPETTPQDSPRESLHLEPSVPATITMEVPKLEAKPKRLFQSELEISEKLNKLMLDNKDIEPKQEEENTYDSIEEIDAPTKKLPSRSSVKLETPPSSPTKGRSLRSPTKLKAHIPPTPHRESVDAFWSQENTNNWIDQHSPCKIDDLLREFDDSDSDDEFSDRDIVPKTVTPKTTTKSSAKTPSKTAMKKAEAEQRKLERERAKAFIENRQAMAEKFFKVLDDTVTDGRLSRMTASTGGVIIEWKKRLQTTAGRASWKCVTPSPKKGGDPAMPPQHYATIELAAKVVDCEERIIKTVAHEFCHLANYMISGVHDNPHGTSFKAWASKCKEAMKNHPVYGGKVEISIKHDYAIDYKYVWRCVHCNLDYGRHSKSIDPKRHRCRCQGILQQIQPKVRNVSPLKKSVNAPAPSVRGLLNEVGRVLNETQRQT; the protein is encoded by the exons ATGGCTCGACTCAACCCATCCAGTCCCACGAAGCCAGCAAAGCTCCAAGAGCGCCGAACACCTCCACGGCAGAGGACTCTCAATCGTACAGCGACCATCAAGCGCGAGACCAGAGACAACAAATACCCCACGAACGGAAAAGCCAAGACAGTAGAACAATGGGCCGCCACCGAGACATGGACAAAGAGCCGATACTCCGCGACAACGCCAGCGATCGAAGAATCGTCGCAGAGGAAGAATAGTAACAGACGACAAAGATCGGGAACTGTTTCCAGTGGGGTATTCGATATCTTCTCGGACAATGGGGACGAGCAGAGTGAAACGGAGGAGAGCAGTTTGTCGTCTACTCGGTCTTTGATGTCGAATGAGGGACGCACTGCGGATCCTTTGAAGCTCTCGCAAGTCAATTCTTTGTTGCTTCCATTGTCGCAGCAGTCACGGAATAATAGACCGCCGCGCAAATCGGTCGGCTATAACTATGACAAGGAAAATGATccgattgatgatgaggcagaagaggCTGATGAAAGTTCCGGGCTCTCGAGGAACTCGTCTACTGCTTCTAACCGGGCGCCTACGCGTATTACGAACAGAGAGGTACAGCCACGAGGCAGGTCCAGGACGAGGTATATGGGCTATCGTCGAGAGGAGACGGAGTcggaaggtgaagaaagcGAAGATGATAATGGCTTTGACTCCCTGGATGATTTCATTGTCAGCGACAATGAAGACATCAGCTATCATGAGGCGTCCGACGATGAAAGCctcgaagaagaaccagaagagaaACAGCCAACCCCTTCGCCGCCTAGGACTAGAAAGAGACTGCTTAGGGGCAGACGACCCCGTCCAGAAATAGAGCCAGAGACAACACCTCAGGATTCTCCGCGTGAAAGCCTTCACTTGGAACCTTCAGTGCCTGCTACAATAACAATGGAGGTCCCCAAGCTCGAGGCAAAGCCTAAGAGGTTGTTTCAAAGCGAGCTCGAAATATCCGAAAAGTTGAACAAGCTGATGCTGGACAACAAAGACATAGAGCCTaagcaggaagaggaaaacaCTTATGA cagcatcgaAGAAATAGACGCCCCCACCAAGAAGCTCCCATCAAGGAGCAGTGTTAAACTAGAGACGCCCCCATCTAGTCCAACAAAGGGACGCAGTCTACGATCTCCAACCAAGCTGAAGGCCCAcatcccaccaacaccacaccGAGAGAGCGTCGACGCATTCTGGAGCCAGGAAAACACCAACAACTGGATCGACCAGCACTCTCCGTGCAAGATCGACGATCTACTGCGCGAATTCGACGACTCGGACTCGGATGATGAATTCAGTGACAGGGATATTGTGCCCAAGACCGTAACACCAAAGACCACAACCAAGTCCTCAGCAAAAACACCCAGCAAGACAGCTATGAAGAAGGCCGAAGCGGAGCAGAGAAAGCTCGAGCGGGAGCGCGCAAAGGCATTTATAGAGAACAGACAAGCCATGGCCGAGAAATTCTTCAAAGTCCTCGACGACACCGTGACTGACGGCCGACTCTCAAGAATGACCGCGTCGACAGGAGGCGTGATCATCGAATGGAAAAAGCGACTCCAAACGACCGCCGGTCGAGCATCCTGGAAATGTGTTACCCCGTCACCAAAGAAGGGAGGAGACCCGGCCATGCCACCTCAGCATTATGCCACCATCGAACTGGCAGCGAAAGTCGTTGACTGCGAAGAGCGGATTATCAAGACGGTCGCACACGAGTTCTGTCATTTGGCGAACTACATGATCTCAGGCGTGCATGACAACCCGCACGGCACTAGTTTCAAGGCATGGGCCAGCAAGTGCAAGGAAGCTATGAAGAACCATCCTGTCTACGGTGGGAAAGTCGAGATATCGATCAAGCATGACTACGCCATCGACTATAAGTACGTCTGGCGCTGCGTGCACTGCAACTTGGACTACGGACGTCACTCGAAGAGCATTGACCCCAAGAGACATCGGTGCCGGTGCCAGGGCATCTTGCAACAGATTCAACCCAAGGTGAGGAATGTGTCGCCATTGAAGAAGTCGGTGAACGCGCCAGCTCCAAGCGTCAGGGGATTGTTGAATGAGGTGGGCCGCGTGTTGAATGAGACGCAGAGGCAGACGTGA